In Gorilla gorilla gorilla isolate KB3781 chromosome 12, NHGRI_mGorGor1-v2.1_pri, whole genome shotgun sequence, the following are encoded in one genomic region:
- the FOSL2 gene encoding fos-related antigen 2 isoform X3: MPGSGSAFIPTINAITTSQDLQWMVQPTVITSMSNPYPRSHPYSPLPGLASVPGHMALPRPGVIKTIGTTVGRRRRDEQLSPEEEEKRRIRRERNKLAAAKCRNRRRELTEKLQAIGPWQVAVPHIPLFPWQETEELEEEKSGLQKEIAELQKEKEKLEFMLVAHGPVCKISPEERRSPPAPGLQPMRSGSGSVGAVVVKQEPLEEDSPSSSSAGLDKAQRSVIKPISIAGGFYGEEPLHTPIVVTSTPAVTPGTSNLVFTYPSVLEQESPASPSESCSKAHRRSSSSGDQSSDSLNSPTLLAL, from the exons ATGCCTGGCTCAGGCAGTGCATTCATCCCCACCATCAATGCCATCACGACCAGCCAGGACCTGCAGTGGATGGTGCAGCCCACAGTGATCACCTCCATGTCCAACCCGTACCCTCGCTCGCACCCCTACAGCCCCCTGCCGGGCCTGGCCTCTGTCCCTGGACACATGGCCCTCCCAAGACCTGGCGTGATCAAGACCATTGGCACCACCGTGGGCCGCAGGAGGAGAGATGAGCAG CTGTCTCCTGAAGAGGAGGAGAAGCGTCGCATCCGGCGGGAGAGGAACAAGCTGGCTGCAGCCAAGTGCCGGAACCGACGCCGGGAGCTGACAGAGAAGCTGCAGGCG ATTGGTCCCTGGCAGGTTGCTGTCCCTCACATCCCTCTCTTTCCGTGGCAGGAGacagaggagctggaggaggagaagTCAGGCCTGCAGAAGGAGATTGCTGAGctgcagaaggagaaggagaagctgGAGTTCATGTTGGTGGCTCACGGCCCAGTGTGCAAGATTAGCCCTGAGGAGCGCCGATCGCCTCCAGCCCCTGGGCTACAGCCCATGCGCAGTGGGAGTGGCTCGGTGGGCGCTGTAGTGGTGAAACAGGAGCCCCTGGAAGAGGACAGCCCCTCGTCCTCGTCGGCGGGGCTGGACAAGGCCCAGCGCTCTGTCATCAAGCCCATCAGCATTGCTGGGGGCTTCTACGGCGAGGAGCCCCTGCACACCCCCATCGTGGTGACCTCCACACCTGCTGTCACTCCGGGCACCTCGAACCTCGTCTTCACCTATCCTAGCGTCCTGGAGCAGGAGTCACCCGCATCTCCCTCCGAATCCTGCTCCAAGGCTCACCGCAGAAGCAGTAGCAGCGGGGACCAATCATCAGACTCCTTGAACTCCCCCACTCTGCTGGCTCTGTAA
- the FOSL2 gene encoding fos-related antigen 2 isoform X1: MYQDYPGNFDTSSRGSSGSPAHAESYSSGGGGGQQKFRVDMPGSGSAFIPTINAITTSQDLQWMVQPTVITSMSNPYPRSHPYSPLPGLASVPGHMALPRPGVIKTIGTTVGRRRRDEQLSPEEEEKRRIRRERNKLAAAKCRNRRRELTEKLQAIGPWQVAVPHIPLFPWQETEELEEEKSGLQKEIAELQKEKEKLEFMLVAHGPVCKISPEERRSPPAPGLQPMRSGSGSVGAVVVKQEPLEEDSPSSSSAGLDKAQRSVIKPISIAGGFYGEEPLHTPIVVTSTPAVTPGTSNLVFTYPSVLEQESPASPSESCSKAHRRSSSSGDQSSDSLNSPTLLAL; encoded by the exons aAATTCCGGGTAGATATGCCTGGCTCAGGCAGTGCATTCATCCCCACCATCAATGCCATCACGACCAGCCAGGACCTGCAGTGGATGGTGCAGCCCACAGTGATCACCTCCATGTCCAACCCGTACCCTCGCTCGCACCCCTACAGCCCCCTGCCGGGCCTGGCCTCTGTCCCTGGACACATGGCCCTCCCAAGACCTGGCGTGATCAAGACCATTGGCACCACCGTGGGCCGCAGGAGGAGAGATGAGCAG CTGTCTCCTGAAGAGGAGGAGAAGCGTCGCATCCGGCGGGAGAGGAACAAGCTGGCTGCAGCCAAGTGCCGGAACCGACGCCGGGAGCTGACAGAGAAGCTGCAGGCG ATTGGTCCCTGGCAGGTTGCTGTCCCTCACATCCCTCTCTTTCCGTGGCAGGAGacagaggagctggaggaggagaagTCAGGCCTGCAGAAGGAGATTGCTGAGctgcagaaggagaaggagaagctgGAGTTCATGTTGGTGGCTCACGGCCCAGTGTGCAAGATTAGCCCTGAGGAGCGCCGATCGCCTCCAGCCCCTGGGCTACAGCCCATGCGCAGTGGGAGTGGCTCGGTGGGCGCTGTAGTGGTGAAACAGGAGCCCCTGGAAGAGGACAGCCCCTCGTCCTCGTCGGCGGGGCTGGACAAGGCCCAGCGCTCTGTCATCAAGCCCATCAGCATTGCTGGGGGCTTCTACGGCGAGGAGCCCCTGCACACCCCCATCGTGGTGACCTCCACACCTGCTGTCACTCCGGGCACCTCGAACCTCGTCTTCACCTATCCTAGCGTCCTGGAGCAGGAGTCACCCGCATCTCCCTCCGAATCCTGCTCCAAGGCTCACCGCAGAAGCAGTAGCAGCGGGGACCAATCATCAGACTCCTTGAACTCCCCCACTCTGCTGGCTCTGTAA